From a single Bacteroidota bacterium genomic region:
- a CDS encoding sodium:proton antiporter, giving the protein MKWYDPQIVSPIDKISKRVHNILTYKSASGIVLFVSVIIAIIWANSTFRESYHAIFHKYIVLQFGSATFK; this is encoded by the coding sequence CCCAAATAGTTTCACCGATTGATAAAATATCAAAAAGGGTGCATAATATCCTAACTTATAAGTCAGCATCGGGTATTGTATTATTTGTATCTGTAATCATTGCCATCATTTGGGCAAACTCTACATTTAGAGAGAGTTATCATGCTATTTTTCATAAGTATATTGTTCTTCAATTTGGATCAGCCACATTTAAA